A stretch of DNA from Candidatus Delongbacteria bacterium:
AATGATGACTCCTTTTAATTGTTTTCTATCTTGCAATTACAATATAACAATAATTGGAGTCATTATTTTATTTTGGACACTAATGATAATCTATCATTTATGTAATAACTTGTCTTCCATATAACTTCTTTTCTAAGAATCCTTTTGTGAGCAAAAGGATCAAAACTCTAAGCTTTTTAGAAAAGCTTAACCAAAACCAATACCCAGTAAGACAGCATTATCGTTATTGTACCATTCAATCTGGTGAGTACTCCAGATTGAACCAGCTCCACTAACCTAACGGTTAGAATTCCGCTGGTGATGGTGTTTTTATGTTGAGAGTATGGTTTTAAAGAGAAGAATATACAAAATATTCTCTTCCTCTTTAAAAAACTACAATCCCAAAGGCTTGCTTATACCGGCTGAGCTTGAGCACCGTGTGCTGGGTGAAGCCGGTTCAATCTGATTGTACTCAATCAGATTGAATGGTTAAATGACTAGGGTATTTTCCCGAATGGATGTCGATTTTGATCAATCTTTATAAAAAGATTGATCTTTTTGTCTGACTTTTTAGTAAAAAGTCAGTCCTAATTCCTCAGCGATGAAGTCGCTGGATCTTTCTCTTGTTTAAAGGAACTTACAAGCTTTTATCTTTCACAATTATCATAACCTATAGATTTTCTTTCTAAGAACTCTTCTTTCTCAAAAAAGAGTGAACTTTTTCTGAAAGGATTGATAGTATCATTATCATCTCACATCAAATCTTTTAAATCTTAACGCTGTATAAGATATAAGTATTACAAGAACACCGACAAATCCCAAAATAAAATAAAAAGCATTCGTAATTCTTTCACTAATTCCAGATTGTCTGTACTTAAAAACTAGCTTTTCAGGTTTTGGAAACTCCTTATTTGAGAAAGGATATAATCCCTTACCACTCACAACAGGAGCATCTCCATAAGCACCACGATAAAAAAAGTGAAGGCTAGTTTCATCTAATTTATCAGCATTTTTCATCTCATTTTCAATATCTTGTCTAAAGCTAGAAAACTGATTAATTTCATTATTAAACTTAGTAATACCTTTGTCTAATATTCTCTCCATTATTGTTTGATAAATTGAAAATGGTGATAGGTATGAAATGTAACTTATGATATTATATTGATGTTCATAGTCTGAAAACCTTTCCACATATTTTACAGCCATTTTCTCCCTTGAAGCATAATACGCAGCTGGTCTAAGTCCATCTTCCAAATAACCATTTCCACGAACATGATTACCGTTTTCATTGTCGTATTTACTAACCCATTCATTAAATTCTTTGTTATAAGCATCTGAAGATTCTTTGTCGTACTTAGCGGAAGTTTTGATCGGGACCAATTTTGTGCCAATCAATTCAGCTGATAAAGGTATTACGATTACAAGAAAAACCCAGAAAACTAAAGATCTAATAAGCCCTGCATCTGTTTTTTTTGACATAGAGATAATTAAACCAAGGAGAATGAAAATTGAGATATAAACAATAGAAATGATGTAGAAAAATAGTGCTGGGACAATAAAATCATTAATCATATCTCCATAATAGATTGCAATATACAGAAGAGAAACGATAATAGCTGTAAGTACTATACCAGAAAAAATTAGAAGAATAGTCAAAAATTTACTGAACAGTATCGTAATTCTGCTTTTAGTTCCAATTGTCAGAAGTCTTAATGTACCATCTTTTTTTTCCTTGCTTAGTGAATCAAAAGCAAAAACAAGAAAAGCAAAGCTACATACCACTCCTATAATAAAGATCCAACTAAGTTGAATATCTGATGAAGTCCCATTACTAGCATAGGGCATAAAATTAGTAATTGAAGTGGAGATTTTATCAGGAAATTTATTGTCTGAATATATAATATTTGAAAGCTCAGGTTTTTGATAATACACATGATTTCCGCTGGTCATGGACAACATAGATTTTGAAATTGAAGTAGTATTTGCAGTATAAATTGAAATATTGCTCTCATAATTTTTTAGTGATGTTTCTAGAATATTAATCGACGAGATTGTTGAAATAATGAACAGGATAACGATTATAGTGCCAAATATTTGGAATTTCAAATCTTTCAGAGATATTTTGAGATCTTTTTTAATAAGTTCTAATAACATATTCATTCTCCCTATCTAACATCAAACTTTTTAAATTTTATAGCAGTAATAATCAAAATGATCATTCCGAAAATTACTGTTACCGTCATCGGAATAGAAAGATCAGTAATTATCTCAATCATTCCCCGTTGATTATGTTTATAAACAGGCATATTTTCTGGAACTTTAAATGAGTTTTTGTAATCACCTGAAACTCTTTTATCAACATAGGCACTCATAAATCGAAACCAATTATTCCTAACATCTGGAGATAATTCTTCATTTTCACCTCTATTTACCAAAATTTCATACTCTTTTGGACTTTCAATTTTAAAAGCATTTTGAATTTCATCATAGTCAATGTAATATTCAGGTGAAAATGATGAAAAAAATGCATGATCAAATAACCAGCCCTCTTTTAGTCCAGTATCCAACCAGCTAATTTTTAGACTTCTTACCTGACTTAGAAAATCTATTTGAGAATCAAATGATGTGTCCGTTAACTTTGTCATCAAAGATTCATACATTGATACAGGATTGAAAAAAAGTAGATATGGTTTCAATCTCTCAGGCCTATTATTCAAAGCAGCAATCATATCTGCATAATCCTCTTCAATCGAAATTTTATCTCTAAAAGTATTGTAGTAGAGTTTGTTATAACCAATATGAGCATCAACTGTTCCTTTAGTGGATAAAACTGAGTTGTCATGAAAATTATCATTAGAACCATTCCAGTTCCAGTGACCATAAAGGCCAGGATTTATACTGTCTGGAACTGTAGATCCGAAATTGTCTCGTTCTGTAGCTAACGCTTTATATTTTTCTTTGATGTTAAGAATACTGTCATTGTCAATTAGCTGTTTTCCTACAACAAGATATGTCGATGGAATTACTAAACTTATCAAAATCCACAATGCTAATGCTGTCACAAGAGATCTGGATTCTTTTTTCATGAAAACAGAAATAGATACTCCTATAACAGTCATTATCATAATAAATAATAATGTTGCAATAAGGTAAAAGAGCATAGTAAAAACAAATTCAGAATCAATATAATCTGATTTGAAGATTATTAAATAGATTACTGATAAAGCAAATGGAGCAATAAAAACTAATGATCCAAACATGAAATTACCTGCAATTTTAGCAAAAAGAATTACAGGTCTTTTCAGTCCATAAGTTACTAAAAGTCTCAAAGTACCATTTTCTTTTTCTGCTGAAATTGAATCGTAAGTAGTAATTAGCATCAGTAGAGAAATTAAAAAAGTTATTAAGTATGTAATATCTAAATTGTGATTTACTCTGTATAGAAGATTTGACTCACTGCTTTCAAATTCAGGAGATATAATCGGAATAAGATATTTTGCATAAATAACATTACCTGTTTCATGGGTTTTCCCTTCATGGAAAATTGAAAATAGTACCGGTTTTCTTACCACCGGAATGAACAATGCTGAATAGTTTTGACTTTGCTGTAATTTTTCTTGTAAAAGAGCAACATCTTGATGATAACTTTCAGATCTTTTATCAAAGTCAATTACTCTGAAAGAAAAAATTATCAGATAAAGCAGTATGAATAGAAAAAGTGCGGGGATACTTTTCCTGCTTACAAAATTCTGCTTAATCTCTTTTATAATTAAAGATTTAAACATATTCAGCTCCTAATTTTCCTTCCATATAGTCGATATATAATTTTTCAAGATCTTCAAATTCAAGATCTTTCTTTGTTCTGGAAAGAACAAGTTCTCCATTTTTCATAATACCAATTTGATCAGCCATCTCTTTTGCTCTGAAGATATCATGAGTTGACATTAGTATTATCTTACCTTTATTTTTTAAATTAACAATCAACCTTTGGAAATCATGGGCAGCCTTTGGATCAAGTCCAGAAAAGGGCTCATCCAGTAAAATAAGATCAGCTTCTTTTATCATCGCAATCGCAATTCCTGTTTTCTGTCTCATACCCTTAGA
This window harbors:
- a CDS encoding ABC transporter permease subunit; this encodes MFKSLIIKEIKQNFVSRKSIPALFLFILLYLIIFSFRVIDFDKRSESYHQDVALLQEKLQQSQNYSALFIPVVRKPVLFSIFHEGKTHETGNVIYAKYLIPIISPEFESSESNLLYRVNHNLDITYLITFLISLLMLITTYDSISAEKENGTLRLLVTYGLKRPVILFAKIAGNFMFGSLVFIAPFALSVIYLIIFKSDYIDSEFVFTMLFYLIATLLFIMIMTVIGVSISVFMKKESRSLVTALALWILISLVIPSTYLVVGKQLIDNDSILNIKEKYKALATERDNFGSTVPDSINPGLYGHWNWNGSNDNFHDNSVLSTKGTVDAHIGYNKLYYNTFRDKISIEEDYADMIAALNNRPERLKPYLLFFNPVSMYESLMTKLTDTSFDSQIDFLSQVRSLKISWLDTGLKEGWLFDHAFFSSFSPEYYIDYDEIQNAFKIESPKEYEILVNRGENEELSPDVRNNWFRFMSAYVDKRVSGDYKNSFKVPENMPVYKHNQRGMIEIITDLSIPMTVTVIFGMIILIITAIKFKKFDVR
- a CDS encoding ABC transporter permease subunit; the protein is MLLELIKKDLKISLKDLKFQIFGTIIVILFIISTISSINILETSLKNYESNISIYTANTTSISKSMLSMTSGNHVYYQKPELSNIIYSDNKFPDKISTSITNFMPYASNGTSSDIQLSWIFIIGVVCSFAFLVFAFDSLSKEKKDGTLRLLTIGTKSRITILFSKFLTILLIFSGIVLTAIIVSLLYIAIYYGDMINDFIVPALFFYIISIVYISIFILLGLIISMSKKTDAGLIRSLVFWVFLVIVIPLSAELIGTKLVPIKTSAKYDKESSDAYNKEFNEWVSKYDNENGNHVRGNGYLEDGLRPAAYYASREKMAVKYVERFSDYEHQYNIISYISYLSPFSIYQTIMERILDKGITKFNNEINQFSSFRQDIENEMKNADKLDETSLHFFYRGAYGDAPVVSGKGLYPFSNKEFPKPEKLVFKYRQSGISERITNAFYFILGFVGVLVILISYTALRFKRFDVR